One stretch of Meiothermus sp. QL-1 DNA includes these proteins:
- a CDS encoding enoyl-CoA hydratase-related protein, producing MYQSIRVESRGRVGLVQLNRPQQLNALSSAMLGELARAVRAFDEDEAIGAIVIAGNERAFAAGADILEFQQTSLPELLKGERASAYEVLRRARKPLVAAVSGYAYGGGCELAMLCDVIVASETARFAQPEINLGLIPGGGGTQRLTRQVGKYLALEVILAGRVLTAWEALRHGLVNRVVPVELYLEEALELAQAMAERAPLAARLAKEAVGQALEVGLEEGLAFERAQFLLAFGSEDKAEGTRAFVEKRKPVWKGR from the coding sequence ATGTACCAAAGCATCCGAGTAGAAAGCCGGGGCCGGGTGGGGCTGGTGCAGCTCAACCGGCCCCAGCAGCTCAACGCCCTGAGCAGCGCCATGCTGGGCGAGCTGGCCCGGGCGGTACGGGCCTTTGATGAGGACGAGGCCATTGGCGCCATAGTGATTGCCGGCAACGAGCGGGCCTTTGCGGCTGGGGCGGATATCCTGGAGTTCCAGCAGACCAGCCTCCCTGAGCTTCTCAAGGGGGAGCGCGCCTCGGCCTACGAGGTTTTGCGCAGGGCCCGCAAGCCCCTGGTGGCCGCGGTCTCGGGGTACGCCTACGGAGGGGGGTGCGAGCTGGCCATGCTCTGCGACGTCATCGTGGCCTCCGAGACGGCCCGCTTTGCCCAGCCGGAGATTAACCTGGGCCTCATTCCCGGCGGCGGGGGAACCCAGCGCCTGACCCGACAAGTGGGAAAATACCTGGCTTTGGAGGTAATCCTGGCCGGTCGGGTGCTCACGGCCTGGGAGGCTTTGCGGCATGGTTTGGTGAACCGGGTGGTGCCGGTGGAGCTCTACCTAGAGGAGGCCTTGGAGCTGGCCCAGGCCATGGCCGAGCGGGCGCCGCTTGCTGCGCGGCTGGCCAAGGAGGCGGTGGGGCAGGCGCTCGAGGTGGGCCTCGAGGAGGGCCTGGCCTTCGAGCGGGCCCAGTTCCTCCTGGCCTTCGGCAGCGAGGACAAGGCCGAGGGAACCCGGGCTTTTGTGGAGAAACGGAAGCCGGTTTGGAAAGGACGCTAG
- a CDS encoding cupin domain-containing protein, whose product MVFPEWFAAFKQVELWPGLRMAVLSGYKGQVGFAQVAEETFVPEHAHEGQWGVVLEGEVEFTIGGEKRVFRKGDYYHIPAGVLHSARLAAGTAFIDVWENERFPL is encoded by the coding sequence ATGGTTTTCCCTGAGTGGTTTGCAGCCTTCAAACAGGTAGAGCTTTGGCCTGGCCTGCGGATGGCGGTTCTTTCGGGCTACAAGGGCCAGGTGGGGTTTGCCCAGGTGGCCGAGGAGACCTTTGTGCCCGAGCACGCCCACGAGGGGCAGTGGGGGGTGGTGCTGGAGGGCGAGGTGGAGTTCACCATTGGGGGAGAAAAGCGGGTCTTTCGCAAGGGGGACTACTACCACATTCCCGCCGGGGTGCTCCACAGCGCCCGGCTGGCTGCTGGCACTGCTTTCATCGACGTTTGGGAGAACGAGCGTTTTCCTCTGTAG